One Aegilops tauschii subsp. strangulata cultivar AL8/78 chromosome 7, Aet v6.0, whole genome shotgun sequence genomic window carries:
- the LOC109742094 gene encoding uncharacterized protein, whose translation MDKFHDRQYVWLRSRVHGTYLHANIDGKSVSLHRRRAALRAAWAVHIHQGDAPEPYLLLYNAANGRYLAATATRAPPGHIGFRAEQRDYDQPQLQAVMWLAAETGFRDDVLLRNAGGRYLRANGKYTGKYLRLKNVTVDGINNVSTMMYWTVEPIPLRDPNSPLGLAPPTLVSSPERNLRLCSCRICAVLDVGFLRLDCRAADPESSPTCWDASEGLRRLIRFVRASAEGGFAEDGWSEFHFTGRSVYQLRNELYNRIGPHRHPHPDILPFDIAMCVRAGRYGRLIPLVVNLPHGRNGETLQIVLCLSRTPAYGRLRYPDVHAE comes from the exons ATGGACAAGTTCCACGACAGGCAGTACGTGTGGCTGCGGAGCCGCGTGCACGGCACGTACCTCCACGCCAACATCGACGGGAAGAGCGTCTCCCTCCACCGGCGCCGCGCGGCGCTGAGGGCGGCCTGGGCGGTGCACATCCACCAAGGCGACGCGCCTGAGCCGTACCTGCTCCTCTACAACGCCGCCAACGGCCGCTACCTCGCCGCCACGGCCACGCGGGCGCCGCCCGGCCACATCGGCTTCCGCGCCGAGCAGCGCGACTACGACCAGCCGCAGTTGCAGGCCGTCATGTGGCTGGCCGCCGAGACGGGATTCAGGGACGACGTCCTGCTCCGCAACGCCGGCGGCCGCTACCTCCGCGCCAACGGCAAGTACACCGGCAAGTACCTACGCTTGAAGAACGTCACCGTCGACGGCATCAACAACGTCAGCACCATGATGTACTGGACCGTCGAGCCTATCCCTCTCAGAGACCCGAACAGTCCGCTAGGCCTAGCTCCGCCGACTCTGGTGAGTTCGCCTGAGAGAAATCTTCGGCTCTGTTCTTGCCGAATTTGTGCAGTTCTTGACGTTGGTTTTCTGCGACTCGACTGCAGGGCCGCAGACCCCGAGAGCTCCCCGACATGCTGGGACGCGAGCGAGGGGTTGCGGCGGCTGATCCGGTTCGTGCGAGCGAGCGCCGAGGGGGGCTTCGCCGAGGACGGCTGGTCCGAGTTCCATTTCACGGGGAGGTCCGTGTACCAGCTGAGGAACGAGCTGTACAACCGCATCGGCCCCCACCGCCACCCCCACCCCGACATCCTCCCGTTCGACATCGCCATGTGCGTCCGAGCGGGCCGCTACGGGCGTTTGATCCCGCTCGTCGTCAACCTGCCCCACGGACGCAACGGCGAGACCCTCCAGATTGTCCTGTGCCTGTCCAGGACCCCTG CCTATGGTAGGCTGCGATACCCGGATGTCCACGCAGAGTAG